The following coding sequences lie in one Sorex araneus isolate mSorAra2 chromosome 4, mSorAra2.pri, whole genome shotgun sequence genomic window:
- the LOC105942796 gene encoding L-lactate dehydrogenase A-like 6B isoform X2, with translation MSRAAGVLRDAGRVGTASARCSSPRVGPGPRPPACAPRRDPWPSSPASRMSIQSELFKTFAREEAMRRSKISIIGTGSVGMACAISILLKGLGDELALVDANDQLVQGETMDLQHGSPFARMPSIVLVVSNPVDILTYVAWKLSDLAPNRVLGSGCNLDTARFRVLLGQRLGVHSESCHGWVLGEHGDSSVPVWSGVTVAGVPLRSLNKHLGAKGDPEAWGRVHQGVVASAYQIIRMKGYTSWAIGLSIADLAESILRNLRRVHPISTRVKGLYGISKDVFLSIPCVLGENGVAEHVRVPLSADEEAGLQKSADALWGIQKDLQF, from the exons ATGAGCCGGGCAGCGGGAGTTCTGCGGGATGCTGGGAGAGTGGGCACTGCGAGTGCTCGTTGCTCGAGCCCCAGGGTGGGCCCGGGGCCCCGCCCGCCGGCATGTGCCCCACGCAGGGACCCCTGGCCTAGCAGCCCCGCCAGCCGGATGTCCATCCAGTCCGAGCTCTTCAAGACGTTTGCCCGCGAGGAGGCCATGCGTCGCAGTAAAATCTCCATCATAGGCACGGGGTCGGTGGGCATGGCCTGTGCCATCAGCATCCTCCTGAAAGGCCTGGGGGACGAGCTGGCCCTGGTGGACGCCAATGACCAGCTAGTGCAGGGTGAGACCATGGACCTGCAGCACGGCAGCCCCTTCGCGAGGATGCCCAGCATC GTGCTCGTCGTGTCCAACCCCGTGGACATCCTGACCTACGTGGCCTGGAAGCTGAGCGACCTCGCCCCAAACCGCGTCTTGGGCAGCGGCTGCAACCTGGACACAGCGCGCTTCCGCGTGCTGCTGGGGCAGCGGCTGGGCGTGCACTCGGAGAGCTGCCATGGCTGGGTCCTGGGCGAGCACGGGGACTCGAGTGTGCCCGTGTGGAGCGGCGTCACCGTGGCGGGTGTCCCGCTCCGCAGCCTGAACAAGCACCTGGGGGCCAAGGGAGACCCGGAGGCCTGGGGCCGCGTGCACCAGGGCGTGGTGGCCAGCGCCTACCAGATCATCCGCATGAAGGGCTACACCTCCTGGGCCATCGGCCTGTCCATCGCCGACCTGGCGGAGAGCATCCTCCGCAACCTGCGGCGCGTGCACCCCATCTCCACCCGAGTGAAGGGCCTCTATGGCATCAGCAAGGACGTCTTCCTCAGCATCCCCTGCGTCCTGGGGGAGAATGGCGTCGCCGAGCACGTCCGAGTGCCACTCAGCGCTGACGAGGAGGCAGGCCTCCAGAAGAGTGCTGATGCGCTGTGGGGCATTCAGAAGGACCTCCAATTCTGA
- the LOC105942796 gene encoding L-lactate dehydrogenase A-like 6A isoform X1, producing MSRAAGVLRDAGRVGTASARCSSPRVGPGPRPPACAPRRDPWPSSPASRMSIQSELFKTFAREEAMRRSKISIIGTGSVGMACAISILLKGLGDELALVDANDQLVQGETMDLQHGSPFARMPSIVSGTDYAVTADSSLVIITAGARQKEGESRLDLVRRNVDIFKSVVPSIIRYSPHCKVLVVSNPVDILTYVAWKLSDLAPNRVLGSGCNLDTARFRVLLGQRLGVHSESCHGWVLGEHGDSSVPVWSGVTVAGVPLRSLNKHLGAKGDPEAWGRVHQGVVASAYQIIRMKGYTSWAIGLSIADLAESILRNLRRVHPISTRVKGLYGISKDVFLSIPCVLGENGVAEHVRVPLSADEEAGLQKSADALWGIQKDLQF from the coding sequence ATGAGCCGGGCAGCGGGAGTTCTGCGGGATGCTGGGAGAGTGGGCACTGCGAGTGCTCGTTGCTCGAGCCCCAGGGTGGGCCCGGGGCCCCGCCCGCCGGCATGTGCCCCACGCAGGGACCCCTGGCCTAGCAGCCCCGCCAGCCGGATGTCCATCCAGTCCGAGCTCTTCAAGACGTTTGCCCGCGAGGAGGCCATGCGTCGCAGTAAAATCTCCATCATAGGCACGGGGTCGGTGGGCATGGCCTGTGCCATCAGCATCCTCCTGAAAGGCCTGGGGGACGAGCTGGCCCTGGTGGACGCCAATGACCAGCTAGTGCAGGGTGAGACCATGGACCTGCAGCACGGCAGCCCCTTCGCGAGGATGCCCAGCATCGTGTCCGGCACCGACTACGCGGTCACCGCCGACTCGAGCCTTGTGATCATCACGGCCGGGGCGCGCCAGAAGGAGGGGGAGTCGCGCCTGGACCTGGTCCGGCGGAACGTGGACATCTTCAAGTCAGTTGTCCCCAGCATCATCCGCTACAGCCCCCACTGCAAGGTGCTCGTCGTGTCCAACCCCGTGGACATCCTGACCTACGTGGCCTGGAAGCTGAGCGACCTCGCCCCAAACCGCGTCTTGGGCAGCGGCTGCAACCTGGACACAGCGCGCTTCCGCGTGCTGCTGGGGCAGCGGCTGGGCGTGCACTCGGAGAGCTGCCATGGCTGGGTCCTGGGCGAGCACGGGGACTCGAGTGTGCCCGTGTGGAGCGGCGTCACCGTGGCGGGTGTCCCGCTCCGCAGCCTGAACAAGCACCTGGGGGCCAAGGGAGACCCGGAGGCCTGGGGCCGCGTGCACCAGGGCGTGGTGGCCAGCGCCTACCAGATCATCCGCATGAAGGGCTACACCTCCTGGGCCATCGGCCTGTCCATCGCCGACCTGGCGGAGAGCATCCTCCGCAACCTGCGGCGCGTGCACCCCATCTCCACCCGAGTGAAGGGCCTCTATGGCATCAGCAAGGACGTCTTCCTCAGCATCCCCTGCGTCCTGGGGGAGAATGGCGTCGCCGAGCACGTCCGAGTGCCACTCAGCGCTGACGAGGAGGCAGGCCTCCAGAAGAGTGCTGATGCGCTGTGGGGCATTCAGAAGGACCTCCAATTCTGA